In a genomic window of Saccharothrix sp. HUAS TT1:
- a CDS encoding succinate dehydrogenase iron-sulfur subunit, protein MTATAEVSTGSRGNQPPVPDGAITVTLKVRRFNPEFDDEPRWDSFEIPALPSDRVLNLLHYVKWYLDGTLTFRRSCAHGICGSDAMRINGVNRLACKVLLKDLLAGGGKPTTITIEPIKGLPVHKDLLVDMEPFFEAFKAVKPYLITYGNEPTRERVQSIADRERFDDTTKCILCAACTTSCPVYWTEGSYFGPAAIVNAHRFIFDSRDEGAEERLDILNDVDGVWRCRTTFNCTDACPRGIQVTKAIQEVKRALLFKRT, encoded by the coding sequence ATGACCGCTACCGCTGAAGTGTCCACCGGCTCGCGCGGGAACCAGCCCCCCGTGCCGGACGGCGCGATCACCGTCACCCTGAAGGTCCGCCGGTTCAACCCGGAGTTCGACGACGAGCCGCGCTGGGACTCGTTCGAGATCCCGGCCCTGCCGTCGGACCGCGTGCTGAACCTGCTGCACTACGTGAAGTGGTACCTCGACGGGACGCTGACGTTCCGCCGCTCGTGCGCGCACGGCATCTGCGGTTCCGACGCCATGCGCATCAACGGCGTGAACCGGCTGGCGTGCAAGGTGCTGCTGAAGGACCTGCTGGCAGGCGGCGGCAAGCCGACCACGATCACCATCGAGCCCATCAAGGGGCTGCCGGTCCACAAGGACCTGCTGGTCGACATGGAGCCGTTCTTCGAGGCGTTCAAGGCGGTCAAGCCGTACCTCATCACGTACGGCAACGAGCCGACGCGCGAGCGCGTGCAGTCCATCGCCGACCGCGAGCGGTTCGACGACACCACCAAGTGCATCCTGTGCGCGGCGTGCACCACGTCGTGCCCGGTGTACTGGACCGAGGGCTCGTACTTCGGCCCGGCGGCGATCGTGAACGCGCACCGGTTCATCTTCGACAGCCGGGACGAGGGCGCCGAGGAGCGGCTGGACATCCTCAACGACGTCGACGGCGTGTGGCGCTGCCGGACGACCTTCAACTGCACCGACGCGTGCCCCCGCGGCATCCAGGTCACGAAGGCCATCCAGGAAGTCAAGCGCGCCCTCCTCTTCAAGCGCACCTGA